The following proteins are encoded in a genomic region of Spirosoma sp. SC4-14:
- a CDS encoding Hsp20/alpha crystallin family protein gives MYHNQAFQSEHKYGCGPMGRGKFGRGKFANFWRRAGGFGQPPVNIEETDEAFQVSLFAAGLVKENVTLSVKDDVLTIAYPGTGETANTEPTSQEKYTYQEHMPNGFERSFRLNNKVIVESISASYTDGILKVTLPKNPETNKPAQTITVA, from the coding sequence ATGTATCACAATCAGGCATTTCAATCAGAACATAAATATGGTTGCGGTCCAATGGGCCGTGGCAAATTCGGACGGGGTAAGTTTGCTAACTTCTGGCGTCGGGCGGGTGGTTTTGGCCAACCTCCTGTTAACATCGAAGAAACCGACGAAGCGTTTCAGGTTTCGCTCTTTGCAGCGGGTCTTGTGAAAGAAAATGTTACATTGTCGGTTAAAGACGATGTGCTGACAATTGCTTATCCTGGCACGGGCGAAACGGCTAATACGGAGCCGACGTCGCAGGAAAAATACACCTATCAGGAGCATATGCCGAACGGATTCGAACGCTCGTTCCGGCTAAATAACAAGGTGATTGTGGAGTCGATTTCGGCCAGTTATACCGATGGTATTCTGAAAGTAACGCTGCCGAAAAACCCGGAAACGAACAAACCGGCTCAAACCATCACGGTAGCCTAA